A genomic stretch from Candidatus Nitrotoga arctica includes:
- a CDS encoding NAD(P)-dependent oxidoreductase, producing MKPNIGYIGLGVMGHACANNLLKADYPLWVYARRSEQMQQLMQAGAQACNTPQALAKHCDLIFTNVSDTEDVREVILGEQGIIHGAQTGSTVIDMSTISPSVTRQIASALAQKKINMLDAPVSGGSQGAIDGTLSIMVGGKADVFQQALVVLQVMGKNIVHIGDHGAGQVSKACNQVVITQTLAAIAEAFALAVASGVDRAKVRQALLGGSAGSRILEVQGQRMLTYNFTPGFKAKLHQKDLCIVRQFADELAIELPGTKMATTYINALVEAGMGEEDSSAIVTLFEQRLGERF from the coding sequence ATGAAACCCAATATCGGTTACATCGGCCTGGGCGTGATGGGACATGCCTGCGCCAATAACTTGCTCAAAGCGGATTATCCGCTGTGGGTGTATGCGCGTCGCTCCGAACAAATGCAGCAATTGATGCAGGCCGGTGCGCAGGCATGCAACACCCCGCAAGCACTGGCAAAACATTGCGACCTGATCTTTACCAATGTCTCCGATACCGAAGATGTACGGGAAGTTATCCTCGGCGAACAGGGCATCATTCACGGCGCACAAACCGGCAGCACGGTAATCGACATGAGCACCATCTCACCTTCAGTCACCCGTCAAATAGCATCAGCGCTGGCGCAGAAAAAAATCAATATGCTTGATGCACCGGTTTCGGGTGGCAGCCAGGGAGCTATCGATGGCACGCTCTCCATCATGGTGGGTGGTAAGGCCGACGTATTCCAGCAAGCATTGGTTGTGCTGCAAGTGATGGGAAAAAACATTGTTCATATCGGCGATCATGGTGCTGGGCAAGTGAGCAAAGCGTGCAATCAGGTTGTGATAACACAAACGCTTGCCGCGATTGCCGAAGCCTTTGCACTGGCTGTTGCATCCGGTGTGGACCGTGCAAAAGTAAGGCAAGCTTTGCTGGGAGGATCTGCAGGCAGCCGAATACTTGAAGTGCAGGGACAACGCATGCTTACGTATAATTTCACGCCTGGTTTCAAAGCCAAGCTGCATCAGAAAGACCTGTGCATCGTGCGGCAATTTGCAGATGAACTAGCTATTGAATTGCCGGGCACCAAGATGGCGACTACTTATATCAATGCCCTTGTTGAGGCGGGAATGGGTGAAGAGGATTCATCCGCCATCGTTACCCTGTTTGAACAGAGGTTGGGTGAGAGATTTTAA
- a CDS encoding Hsp70 family protein produces MIISGYHSTFSCTGGSIALHFLSVRFQTPLLTMSVETPARACGIDFGTSNSTVGWLCPGQPTLLALENGKPSLPSVVFFNAEENTVSVGQAGLKEYLDGYEGRLMRALKSLLGSSLMEGKTEIQGRSLPYKELLTQFITELKHRAEMAADRSFDQAVFGRPVFFVDDDTAADDKAEVTLEAIARTAGFREVSFQYEPIAAAYHYERQINHEELVLIADIGGGTSDFSLIRLSPQRALTADRRDDLLANSGVHIGGTNFDRQLSLEGVMPLLGYGSLLKRGLTMPSSYYMNLATWHTINQAYTSRTWADLQELYLDTQAPEAMDRLLKLIRDRAGHWLAVQVEEAKIALSAGNSAALHLDRLAPGMRHTLTRIEFEKASAELVEQIGNTLSTLLAKAVVRSEAVNTIFFTGGASGVPMLREHIAAILPMARRMEGDLYGSVGAGLAVEAQRRFG; encoded by the coding sequence ATGATCATTTCTGGCTACCATTCGACATTTTCCTGCACGGGCGGTAGCATCGCGCTCCATTTTTTATCGGTTCGATTTCAGACCCCTCTCCTAACCATGTCTGTTGAAACTCCCGCCCGCGCCTGCGGCATCGATTTCGGTACGTCCAACTCCACCGTAGGCTGGCTGTGTCCCGGCCAGCCTACCCTGTTGGCACTGGAAAACGGCAAGCCCAGCCTGCCCTCCGTAGTTTTTTTCAATGCCGAAGAAAACACCGTAAGCGTTGGCCAGGCCGGCCTCAAGGAATATCTGGATGGCTACGAAGGCCGCTTGATGCGCGCCTTGAAGAGCCTCCTCGGCAGCAGCCTGATGGAAGGCAAAACCGAAATTCAGGGCCGCTCGCTGCCCTACAAGGAATTACTGACCCAATTCATCACCGAACTCAAGCATCGGGCCGAAATGGCAGCGGATCGCTCTTTCGACCAAGCCGTGTTTGGTCGGCCAGTATTTTTTGTGGATGACGATACAGCGGCCGACGACAAAGCCGAGGTGACGCTGGAAGCCATCGCCCGCACCGCCGGCTTCCGCGAGGTGAGCTTTCAGTACGAGCCCATCGCCGCAGCCTATCACTACGAACGCCAGATTAACCACGAGGAACTGGTGCTGATCGCTGACATCGGCGGCGGCACCTCCGACTTCTCCCTGATCCGGCTCTCGCCGCAACGCGCACTGACAGCCGACAGGCGTGACGATCTGTTGGCCAACAGCGGCGTGCATATCGGCGGCACCAACTTCGACCGACAACTGAGCCTGGAAGGCGTGATGCCCCTGCTTGGCTATGGCAGTCTGCTCAAGCGCGGCCTGACCATGCCCTCCAGCTACTACATGAATCTTGCCACCTGGCACACCATCAACCAGGCCTATACCAGCCGCACCTGGGCCGATCTGCAGGAGCTGTATCTGGACACCCAAGCGCCTGAAGCCATGGACCGGCTGCTCAAGCTAATCCGCGACCGCGCCGGCCATTGGCTGGCCGTGCAGGTGGAGGAAGCCAAGATTGCCCTGTCCGCCGGCAATAGCGCAGCCCTACATCTGGATAGACTTGCACCCGGCATGCGCCACACGCTGACCCGCATCGAGTTTGAAAAAGCGTCGGCGGAGCTGGTAGAACAGATCGGCAACACTCTGAGCACCTTGCTCGCAAAGGCTGTCGTGCGTAGCGAGGCGGTGAATACGATATTTTTCACCGGCGGTGCTAGCGGCGTGCCCATGCTGCGCGAACACATTGCCGCAATCTTACCTATGGCCCGGCGCATGGAAGGCGACTTGTACGGCAGCGTTGGCGCCGGTCTTGCGGTAGAGGCGCAACGGCGCTTCGGCTGA
- a CDS encoding DNA internalization-related competence protein ComEC/Rec2, which translates to MRYAVLFFAFGVWLLQQQSVLPNFAWSGLTLLLAGILLLPRSTLLQRQAYPALLATFACTFGFFYAAFFAQQRLSDTLPAEWQGKDIQIIGVVAKLPSQHEHGLRFVFDVEQVLTPNAIVPPHILLASYDGIREEPLDIHAGERWRLTVRLKQPHGSSNPHDFDFEAWMLENKLRANGYIHRKQDNVRLDALVQSPDYYIQNLREKVREHIQKRLNPFLNQRHPLRIPHTASGKEVLQSAEASVIEKNNYVGVLTALAIGDQAGIPAAQWQVFTRTGVNHLMSISGLHITMLSGLAFAASYWLWRRSARLTRALPARKAAALIGLLVALGYALLAGYGVPAQRTVYMLATIATVLWLSRTVAPSQILAAALLVVLLLDPWAVLSPGFWLSFGAVALIFYVTAHRLRPPHWLVTYGRVQWAMSIGLIPPLLAMFQQVSLVSPIANAFAIPLVSFVVVPLTLLGAVLPFDWPLWLAHQAMGVCINLLEWLNSLPEVVWTQHAPPTWSIAIGMFGVLWMLLPRGFPARWLGLLALLPMFLVLPAVPPEGTLHLVIFDVGQGLAVAAQTHNHALLYDTGPNFNSEANSGNRILIPALRGMGISQLDGLILTHDDNDHTGGALSILQGLPVGWLSSSLAANHPLLQHASNTQRCMDGQTWEWDGVHFEVLHPTAESYAAEKIRDNNRGCVLKISTGKNSILLAADIEKESEWRLLKQHEEKLPATLLVVPHHGSKTSSVNAFVAAIHPRYAVFTVGYRNRFGHPNKEVVERYLAVDSELLRSDRDGAILVEMDAQNISVERYRRTHTRYWHQDIAGGT; encoded by the coding sequence GATACTCTCCCTGCCGAATGGCAGGGCAAAGACATTCAAATCATAGGCGTAGTGGCAAAGCTCCCTTCACAGCATGAACACGGACTTCGTTTTGTGTTTGATGTGGAACAGGTACTCACCCCCAATGCCATTGTTCCGCCACACATCCTGCTTGCCAGTTACGATGGTATACGAGAAGAACCTCTTGACATCCACGCCGGTGAACGCTGGCGGCTCACAGTACGCTTGAAGCAGCCACACGGCAGCAGCAATCCTCACGATTTTGATTTTGAAGCATGGATGCTGGAAAACAAGCTGCGCGCCAATGGTTATATTCATCGAAAGCAAGATAACGTACGACTGGATGCGTTAGTGCAATCACCAGATTACTATATCCAAAACCTACGCGAAAAAGTGCGCGAACATATCCAGAAAAGGTTAAACCCATTCCTCAATCAGCGTCATCCATTACGAATTCCTCACACCGCAAGCGGGAAAGAAGTTCTCCAGAGCGCTGAAGCGAGTGTCATCGAAAAAAATAATTACGTCGGCGTGTTAACCGCACTTGCCATCGGCGATCAGGCCGGCATCCCAGCGGCACAGTGGCAAGTTTTTACGCGCACTGGGGTTAATCATTTGATGAGTATTTCAGGTCTGCACATCACCATGCTGTCCGGTCTGGCGTTTGCTGCAAGCTATTGGTTATGGCGACGCAGTGCACGCCTCACGCGCGCGCTACCGGCACGCAAAGCTGCTGCACTCATCGGCTTACTGGTGGCACTCGGCTATGCACTACTGGCGGGTTACGGTGTACCGGCGCAACGCACGGTGTATATGCTGGCGACGATAGCGACGGTGCTGTGGCTATCACGCACTGTCGCACCGTCACAAATTCTTGCCGCCGCCTTGCTCGTTGTATTGTTGCTCGACCCATGGGCGGTGCTGTCGCCGGGATTCTGGCTATCTTTCGGTGCGGTGGCATTAATTTTTTATGTAACGGCGCACCGTTTGCGCCCCCCGCACTGGTTAGTAACGTATGGTCGCGTACAGTGGGCTATGAGCATTGGGCTGATTCCGCCGCTGTTGGCAATGTTCCAGCAAGTTTCACTAGTGTCACCGATCGCGAATGCTTTTGCCATTCCGTTGGTCAGCTTCGTGGTGGTACCGCTCACCCTGCTGGGTGCAGTGCTTCCCTTTGATTGGCCGCTATGGCTGGCACATCAGGCCATGGGAGTGTGTATCAACCTGCTGGAATGGCTGAATAGTCTGCCAGAGGTGGTATGGACACAGCACGCACCGCCCACATGGAGCATAGCCATCGGCATGTTTGGTGTGTTATGGATGCTATTGCCACGCGGATTTCCCGCACGCTGGCTGGGGCTGCTCGCCCTGCTACCCATGTTTCTGGTACTGCCCGCAGTACCGCCAGAAGGTACGCTACACCTGGTAATTTTCGATGTCGGGCAAGGTTTGGCGGTAGCCGCTCAGACACACAACCATGCACTGCTGTATGACACCGGTCCCAATTTTAATAGCGAGGCCAATAGTGGCAACCGCATCCTCATCCCGGCATTGCGCGGCATGGGGATCTCTCAACTCGACGGCCTGATTCTTACCCATGATGACAACGACCACACCGGCGGCGCATTATCTATTTTGCAAGGGTTACCGGTAGGTTGGCTCTCATCCTCGCTCGCTGCAAACCATCCCCTGTTACAACACGCTTCAAACACCCAACGCTGCATGGATGGGCAAACGTGGGAATGGGACGGAGTGCACTTTGAAGTGCTACACCCTACAGCGGAAAGTTATGCAGCAGAAAAAATCCGCGACAATAACCGCGGCTGCGTGTTGAAAATCAGCACGGGCAAAAATAGCATATTGCTCGCCGCCGATATCGAAAAAGAATCTGAATGGCGATTATTGAAACAACATGAGGAAAAGCTCCCCGCTACACTTTTGGTGGTGCCACACCACGGCAGCAAAACCTCATCGGTGAATGCTTTCGTAGCGGCCATACATCCGCGCTATGCAGTATTCACCGTGGGTTACCGCAATCGCTTCGGTCATCCGAATAAAGAGGTGGTCGAACGCTATCTTGCAGTGGACAGCGAACTATTGCGTTCGGATCGGGACGGCGCCATCCTCGTAGAAATGGATGCGCAGAATATCAGCGTAGAGCGATATCGCAGAACCCACACACGATATTGGCACCAAGACATTGCTGGTGGAACATAA